One genomic segment of Natrononativus amylolyticus includes these proteins:
- a CDS encoding TraB/GumN family protein, which translates to MSDAGDASVPEPPDPPERERGSVTVLGTAHVSQASVDEVYETIDEERPDVVAVELDESRYRQMQGGAPEDIEARDLLSGNTVFQFLAYWMLSYVQSRLGEKFDIEPGADMKAAIEAAEANGHGVALVDRDIQVTMQRFWARLSLSEKLKMVGGLALGVTDPRTISVGFGAAAGLFVGLVFAAFLAPLLGLGDLLAFGLTDPATLQYVGALGYGTVGGLLIGLLFLPSLETPEEYSGGLVSGFTLRVAIGVLLGIGGCLALVATNTFVGPLSAGAFENAGTLTIRGLVGVLAGVGIGATLGFLLGSALDAVTEDVEDLDEIDIEEMTDGDVVAAMMEEFRRFSPRGANALIDERDAYIAHKVHALREQGFNVLAVVGAGHKAGIDRYLENPETLPPLESITGTDSGRRFSPLKIFGYLVMVGFLGFFFLLIMAGVQNTFLLQLFAAWFLFNGIFAFTLARLAGARWTSAGVGGSVAWLTSINPLLAPGWFAGYVELKHRPVNVGDIQALNEIIGDADRPLGEALEEMFDVPLFRLIMIVALTNVGSMIATLLFPVVVLPWLATDIGGVDALMNELIRGAQMSLEQLLELIR; encoded by the coding sequence ATGAGTGATGCAGGCGACGCGAGCGTTCCGGAGCCGCCCGATCCGCCGGAGCGCGAGCGCGGTTCCGTCACCGTTCTCGGTACGGCACACGTCTCCCAGGCGAGCGTCGACGAGGTCTACGAGACCATCGACGAGGAGCGCCCGGACGTAGTCGCCGTCGAACTCGACGAGAGCCGGTATCGGCAGATGCAAGGCGGTGCGCCGGAGGACATCGAAGCTCGAGACCTCCTGAGCGGGAACACGGTGTTTCAGTTTCTGGCCTACTGGATGCTTTCCTACGTCCAGTCGCGCCTCGGCGAGAAGTTCGACATCGAACCCGGCGCGGACATGAAGGCGGCGATCGAGGCCGCCGAGGCGAACGGCCACGGCGTCGCCCTGGTCGACCGCGACATTCAGGTGACGATGCAACGGTTCTGGGCGCGGCTCTCGCTCTCCGAGAAACTGAAGATGGTCGGTGGCCTCGCCCTCGGCGTGACCGATCCGCGAACGATCTCGGTGGGCTTCGGCGCCGCAGCCGGGCTGTTCGTCGGGCTCGTCTTCGCCGCGTTTCTCGCCCCGCTTCTCGGCCTCGGCGACCTGCTCGCGTTCGGGCTCACCGATCCGGCGACGCTCCAGTACGTCGGCGCGCTCGGCTACGGCACCGTCGGCGGGCTGTTGATCGGATTGCTTTTCCTTCCCTCCCTCGAGACGCCCGAGGAGTACTCCGGCGGGCTCGTCAGCGGCTTCACGCTGCGGGTCGCGATCGGCGTCCTGCTCGGAATCGGTGGCTGTCTCGCTCTCGTCGCGACGAACACGTTCGTCGGGCCGCTCTCGGCCGGCGCGTTCGAAAACGCCGGCACGCTCACGATCCGCGGGCTGGTCGGCGTCCTCGCCGGCGTCGGGATCGGGGCCACCCTCGGCTTCCTGCTCGGCTCCGCCCTCGACGCGGTCACTGAGGACGTCGAGGACCTAGACGAGATCGACATCGAGGAGATGACCGACGGCGACGTCGTCGCCGCCATGATGGAGGAGTTCCGCCGGTTCAGTCCCCGGGGTGCCAACGCCCTGATCGACGAACGCGACGCCTACATCGCCCACAAGGTCCACGCGCTGCGCGAGCAGGGGTTCAACGTCCTCGCGGTCGTCGGCGCGGGCCACAAGGCCGGCATCGACCGCTACCTCGAGAACCCCGAGACGCTGCCGCCGCTCGAGTCGATCACCGGCACGGACTCCGGCCGGCGGTTCTCGCCGCTGAAGATCTTCGGCTACCTCGTGATGGTCGGCTTCCTCGGCTTTTTCTTCCTGCTGATCATGGCCGGGGTGCAGAACACGTTCCTCTTGCAGCTGTTCGCCGCCTGGTTCCTGTTCAACGGCATCTTCGCGTTCACGCTCGCCCGGCTGGCGGGTGCCCGCTGGACCAGCGCCGGCGTCGGCGGCTCCGTCGCCTGGCTCACCAGCATCAACCCGCTGCTCGCGCCGGGCTGGTTCGCCGGCTACGTCGAACTCAAACACCGGCCGGTCAACGTCGGCGACATCCAGGCGCTGAACGAGATCATCGGCGACGCGGATCGTCCGCTCGGCGAGGCTCTCGAGGAGATGTTCGACGTACCGCTGTTCCGGCTTATCATGATCGTCGCGCTGACGAACGTCGGGAGCATGATCGCGACGCTGCTGTTCCCGGTCGTCGTTCTGCCGTGGCTGGCGACCGATATCGGCGGGGTCGACGCGCTGATGAACGAATTGATCCGGGGCGCGCAGATGAGTCTCGAGCAACTCCTCGAGCTGATCCGATGA
- a CDS encoding macro domain-containing protein gives MEFDVIQGDIAAQEADALVNAAGTSLRMGSGVAGALRRAAGDELEEEAMATGPVDLGDAAVTDAYDLEAEYVIHAAAMPHDGDGRATAESIREATRNSLEAADERGCESLVLPALGCGVAGFDLADGAAIIAETIREYEPESLTDVRLIAYSDGEYETVRRTALE, from the coding sequence ATGGAGTTCGACGTGATCCAGGGCGACATCGCCGCACAGGAGGCCGACGCGCTGGTCAACGCGGCGGGGACGAGCCTGCGAATGGGATCGGGCGTCGCGGGTGCGCTCAGGCGCGCTGCGGGCGACGAACTCGAGGAGGAAGCGATGGCGACGGGACCGGTCGACCTCGGCGACGCGGCCGTCACCGACGCCTACGACCTCGAGGCCGAGTACGTAATCCACGCGGCGGCGATGCCCCACGACGGCGACGGCCGGGCGACCGCCGAGAGCATCCGCGAGGCGACCCGTAACTCCCTCGAGGCTGCCGACGAGCGCGGGTGCGAATCGCTCGTCCTGCCGGCGCTCGGCTGCGGCGTCGCGGGGTTCGACCTCGCAGACGGCGCGGCGATCATCGCCGAGACGATTCGGGAGTACGAGCCCGAATCGCTGACGGACGTTCGCCTCATCGCCTACAGCGACGGGGAGTACGAGACGGTGCGACGGACGGCGCTCGAGTAA
- a CDS encoding MFS transporter → MAGQQVEVAGPMDAFRQFFSLQRDVLVLSLAMFAFSLGFQMTNRFLPEYLVFLGATGFIVGLFATLGNVIGAVFPYYGGVVSDRVGSRYALTVFGFLSTFGFAIWFAAAYIPAIDLGAFVLEPWVWVFVGLLLAQCWKSFGIGGHYAIVKQTTEPSRLVRGFASTETFRRTAFLIAPLIVAILVADQLMPGFLWVLVIAIVFAVLGTIVQHLLYEADKDTVGKEFQGFGQILTDLRALPDPLRPLLVADTFVRFANGMVYAFFILVITQLMGIGLTVTVPVFGTINLSPAAFFGVLLSVEMFIALLTMAPAAKIAEHVGLKPVVGLGFLVYAVFPIMLIFAPENSLVLIALFAFSGLRFAGLPAHKALIVGPAERGAGGRVTGSYYFVRGAIVIPSGVLGGFLWEFVNPEISFTIASVIGMIGVAYFVIFGEEFEAYQ, encoded by the coding sequence ATGGCAGGTCAACAAGTCGAAGTTGCCGGACCGATGGATGCGTTCCGGCAGTTCTTCTCCCTTCAGCGAGACGTTCTGGTACTCTCGTTGGCGATGTTTGCTTTCAGCTTGGGGTTCCAGATGACCAATCGATTCCTTCCGGAGTATCTCGTCTTCCTCGGCGCAACTGGGTTCATCGTGGGTCTGTTCGCCACGCTCGGGAACGTAATCGGGGCAGTCTTTCCGTACTACGGTGGGGTTGTCTCTGATCGCGTCGGTTCACGATATGCCTTGACTGTTTTCGGATTTCTTTCGACGTTCGGATTTGCGATCTGGTTCGCTGCTGCCTACATCCCGGCAATCGATCTTGGTGCGTTCGTCCTCGAGCCGTGGGTTTGGGTGTTCGTCGGGCTGTTATTGGCCCAGTGCTGGAAATCGTTCGGAATCGGCGGTCACTACGCGATTGTTAAGCAGACCACCGAACCGAGCCGACTGGTTCGCGGATTCGCCAGTACGGAAACGTTCCGACGAACAGCGTTTCTGATTGCGCCACTGATCGTCGCTATCCTCGTGGCCGACCAACTGATGCCCGGTTTTCTGTGGGTGCTCGTGATCGCCATTGTCTTCGCTGTCCTCGGCACAATCGTACAGCACCTGCTGTACGAAGCCGATAAGGACACCGTCGGGAAGGAGTTCCAGGGCTTCGGCCAGATCCTCACCGATCTACGGGCGCTTCCAGACCCATTACGTCCATTGCTGGTGGCAGATACGTTCGTGCGGTTCGCCAATGGGATGGTATACGCGTTTTTCATCCTCGTGATCACGCAACTGATGGGGATCGGACTGACGGTGACGGTTCCCGTGTTTGGCACGATCAACCTGTCGCCCGCCGCGTTCTTCGGCGTTCTCCTGAGCGTCGAGATGTTTATCGCACTCCTCACGATGGCTCCCGCCGCCAAAATCGCCGAGCATGTCGGACTCAAGCCAGTCGTTGGACTCGGCTTTTTGGTCTACGCCGTCTTTCCGATCATGCTCATCTTCGCGCCGGAAAACTCGTTGGTCTTGATCGCACTGTTCGCGTTCTCGGGGCTGCGCTTCGCTGGGTTACCGGCTCACAAGGCACTGATCGTTGGACCGGCTGAACGAGGTGCAGGCGGTCGAGTGACTGGCTCATACTACTTCGTCCGTGGTGCGATCGTGATCCCCAGCGGGGTACTAGGTGGGTTCCTGTGGGAGTTCGTGAACCCGGAAATCTCGTTCACGATTGCATCGGTCATCGGGATGATTGGTGTCGCCTACTTCGTGATCTTCGGCGAGGAGTTCGAGGCCTACCAATAG
- a CDS encoding metalloprotease, protein MSYRTHSRSQSPLEFSNRELFDLAVAWIALSVAFALFLDPPSAGRFDLEPFLYLTGLSFVTVGVAFLLHELAHKVVAIRFGQVAEFRADYGMLFLAIMSALVGFLFAAPGAVYHRGRITYRENGLIALAGPVTNHGLAVVFLPLMFLPAAVGAPSFVGQIGHMGVLINLFLAAFNMIPFGPLDGKSVWQWHKGVFALVFGLSLVFLAGFLLLFGLW, encoded by the coding sequence ATGAGCTACCGAACCCACTCTCGATCACAGTCGCCCCTCGAGTTCAGCAACCGCGAACTGTTCGACCTCGCCGTCGCCTGGATCGCACTGAGCGTGGCGTTCGCGCTGTTTCTCGATCCGCCGAGTGCGGGTCGGTTCGACCTCGAGCCGTTTCTCTACCTCACGGGACTGAGTTTCGTCACCGTCGGCGTCGCCTTCCTGCTCCACGAACTCGCCCACAAGGTCGTCGCGATCCGCTTCGGCCAGGTCGCGGAGTTCCGCGCCGACTACGGGATGTTGTTTCTGGCGATCATGAGCGCGCTGGTCGGCTTCCTGTTCGCCGCCCCCGGTGCGGTCTACCACCGCGGCCGGATCACCTACCGGGAGAACGGCCTGATCGCGCTGGCGGGGCCGGTGACCAACCACGGGCTCGCCGTCGTGTTCCTGCCGCTCATGTTCCTCCCGGCCGCCGTCGGCGCACCGTCGTTCGTCGGCCAGATCGGTCACATGGGCGTGCTCATCAACCTCTTTCTGGCCGCGTTCAACATGATCCCGTTCGGCCCGCTCGACGGCAAATCCGTCTGGCAGTGGCACAAGGGCGTGTTCGCGCTCGTGTTCGGCCTCAGCCTCGTCTTCCTGGCTGGTTTCCTCCTGCTGTTCGGCCTCTGGTAG
- a CDS encoding ethylbenzene dehydrogenase-related protein yields the protein MTPDWRPKESIKWLETQVAFNERQISFRFTWEQPDPGGWLHDMLVYQDGEWQQFGDPSPWVANGEYGDHTGFYEDRVSFLLDDGSVKGAEQFGGWLTVHTGQRSMPSQVPRSDVREHDHFGPDGLDKTDIRKYIPQACEGEWWENDWRAVRPQHELDQLKADGVFLDLPMWRAHRSNPKGYGTDHHVLDYRHSDQGQNTYTAQNWNPEDGPEYMWNPDVVDAGALDYHDIRDGTLPDQQDGTYALELEDAAEFDPAVAEWEGAMIPRRPLREPSGSAADWKATGTWEDGQWIVEMWRDLETDHPADTKQLHPGEVYTWSPAVHHGAGQRWHWVAYPYRLGLGVKPDYVGDQYTDGTTELVAEGFTGENPNWDTVESHTIPLIFPGTLTWDDLVSSAHSRSPEIRDAGITMWELYEKDPASFLP from the coding sequence GTGACTCCTGACTGGCGTCCCAAAGAGTCTATTAAATGGTTGGAAACGCAGGTTGCCTTCAACGAGCGGCAAATATCCTTCCGATTCACCTGGGAGCAACCTGATCCCGGTGGCTGGCTCCATGATATGCTCGTCTACCAGGACGGAGAGTGGCAACAGTTCGGCGATCCGTCGCCGTGGGTTGCCAACGGTGAGTACGGGGATCACACTGGATTCTACGAAGATCGAGTAAGCTTTCTACTGGACGACGGCTCCGTCAAAGGTGCCGAGCAATTCGGTGGATGGCTGACTGTACACACCGGTCAGCGGTCGATGCCTAGTCAGGTTCCCAGATCGGACGTCCGCGAACACGATCACTTTGGGCCGGACGGGCTAGACAAGACGGATATCCGGAAGTACATCCCACAGGCATGTGAGGGTGAGTGGTGGGAAAACGACTGGCGAGCGGTCAGACCACAGCACGAACTCGACCAGTTGAAAGCCGACGGCGTGTTTCTCGACCTGCCAATGTGGCGTGCTCACCGCAGTAACCCGAAAGGATACGGGACGGATCACCACGTCCTTGATTATCGACACAGTGACCAGGGCCAAAATACGTACACGGCCCAAAACTGGAACCCGGAGGACGGCCCCGAGTATATGTGGAACCCGGACGTCGTCGATGCTGGTGCGCTCGACTATCACGATATTCGTGACGGCACTCTCCCAGACCAGCAGGACGGAACATATGCACTGGAACTGGAAGATGCAGCGGAATTCGATCCAGCTGTCGCCGAGTGGGAAGGCGCGATGATCCCACGACGACCGTTGCGAGAACCCTCCGGAAGCGCCGCAGATTGGAAGGCCACCGGGACGTGGGAAGATGGCCAGTGGATCGTCGAAATGTGGCGCGATCTGGAAACTGACCATCCTGCCGATACCAAACAGCTCCACCCAGGCGAGGTGTACACGTGGTCGCCGGCAGTTCATCACGGGGCTGGTCAACGATGGCACTGGGTCGCCTATCCCTACAGGTTAGGACTCGGCGTGAAACCCGATTACGTGGGCGACCAGTACACCGATGGAACGACCGAACTCGTCGCTGAGGGATTTACGGGCGAAAACCCGAACTGGGACACGGTCGAGTCGCATACGATCCCACTCATCTTTCCAGGGACCCTCACGTGGGACGATCTCGTCAGTTCAGCGCACTCGCGTAGTCCAGAGATCCGTGACGCAGGGATTACGATGTGGGAACTGTACGAGAAAGATCCCGCCTCGTTTCTCCCCTAA
- the purM gene encoding phosphoribosylformylglycinamidine cyclo-ligase, translating to MTDGDDEGLTYAGTGVDIEASEDATAALLEAFGSDLTTEYAGLLDIGDRYLALATDGVGTKLLVAEAMDDFSTIGIDCIAMNANDLVAAGVEPVAFVDYLAIDEPDDRLTNEIGQGLAVGLEQADLTLLGGETAVMPEVINGFDLAGTCAGLAAKDEVLEGESQVGDALVGVASNGIHSNGLTLAREAVTRNHEYTDTFPLDPEVTIGEELLRPTRIYTELLESMREYDVHAAAHVTGGGWTNLSRMGERRYVIDDPLPTQPIFEFVQEEGEVSDEEMHRTFNMGTGFVLALPEADAESLAGETDGRVIGHVEGGDAVEIRGLPLS from the coding sequence ATGACCGACGGAGACGACGAGGGACTCACGTACGCCGGAACCGGCGTCGATATCGAGGCCAGCGAGGACGCCACGGCGGCGCTGCTCGAGGCCTTCGGCTCCGACCTCACCACGGAGTACGCCGGCCTGCTCGACATCGGGGATCGGTACCTCGCGCTGGCGACCGACGGCGTCGGAACGAAACTGCTGGTCGCGGAAGCGATGGACGACTTCTCGACCATCGGCATCGACTGCATCGCGATGAACGCGAACGACCTCGTCGCCGCCGGCGTCGAACCGGTCGCATTCGTCGACTACCTCGCGATAGATGAGCCCGACGATCGACTCACCAACGAGATCGGCCAGGGACTCGCCGTCGGACTCGAGCAGGCCGACCTCACCCTCCTCGGCGGCGAGACGGCGGTGATGCCCGAGGTGATCAACGGCTTCGACCTCGCGGGAACCTGTGCCGGCCTCGCGGCGAAGGACGAGGTGCTCGAGGGTGAATCCCAGGTGGGCGACGCGCTCGTCGGCGTTGCCTCGAACGGGATCCACTCGAACGGCCTCACGCTCGCGCGCGAGGCGGTGACCCGGAATCACGAGTACACCGACACGTTCCCGCTCGACCCCGAGGTGACGATCGGCGAGGAGCTGTTGCGGCCGACCCGGATTTACACGGAGCTGCTCGAGTCGATGCGCGAGTACGACGTTCACGCGGCGGCGCACGTCACTGGCGGCGGCTGGACGAACCTCTCGCGGATGGGCGAGCGCCGGTACGTGATCGACGATCCGTTGCCCACACAGCCGATTTTCGAGTTCGTACAGGAGGAGGGCGAGGTCTCCGACGAGGAGATGCACCGGACGTTCAACATGGGAACCGGGTTCGTCCTCGCGCTGCCGGAGGCGGACGCCGAGTCGCTCGCTGGGGAAACCGACGGGAGAGTCATCGGTCACGTCGAGGGCGGTGATGCCGTGGAGATTCGCGGTCTACCGCTGTCCTGA